The sequence below is a genomic window from Marmota flaviventris isolate mMarFla1 chromosome 9, mMarFla1.hap1, whole genome shotgun sequence.
ttcagttcccagtacttcccttttcttccctatCTCCTCCCTCTGTTCCCGTCCCTCTACTCTATccatctttctgctatttacacatagttttgttttgttttttaattagtgtcttgtggatgtgcaTGATGATGAGATTtgctgtggtgtattcatatgtgtgcACAGAAAacttaggtcagattcattccactgtctttctttatcccatccctcctccctctccttcaatTCCCTTCATCTACTCCAgtgattctgttttattttattagcaaCACCTTCTCTAGAAAGGCTTCTCCAAATTCTACAAACCTATTGAATGTTCACTTTATGTTTGTctcttttagtttataaaattattttacttctaaCTGACCGATAATACTGTGTGTATTTATGGGACACAATGTGGtatttccatacatgtataccttttgcaatgatcaaatcaggcTAATTAGCATATCCttaacttcaaatatttattatttctttgtgatgaCAACAGTTAAAATCCTATCTCTAGTAGCTTTGAAGTAAACAATGCATTGTTATTAAATTATCTTCCTGTTGTGAAGTTCCATTATACGTTTAAGACATTACATGCATCACTCCCCTGAAGACACTCATTACTGTCAATATCAGAACATAAACTTATAGTCTACTTATTTGGTCAGCTTATATaacacacttcttttttccctctaattttctgataattttagctaatttttttcatttttttaataaagtttcttCAGGTGATCTTTAAGTTAACACTTTTTCTGGGTGAGTTCTTGGGGTCTGGAAATTTGGgatcctttcattcccctttttaTCTTACACTTGCTGTCAGCTGCTCAGTACCTTTTTTCCCTCTGAAGAACCTATCCTAAAATTGCTCTTTCATTGATTGAACCTTCTCCAGACAAAGCCATAATCTCTCTATTTTTCCCATTTGTCCCTATTTTAAACTCACATACATATCTCTCTTCCTAGTCACCAACTCTCTACTCAATAAAGAAAGAATTGTGATGTTATCAACAAAGTTGTATCTGTCccttcaaaacaaaacagtgacATTCTATTAGGTATCTCCTGTGTCTTAACAAAATGGAGAACATCTGTTCTGGAGAACAAGTCTTCAGGCATAAACAAGACAGATATATACTTGAACGTGGCAGCCCATTATGCCAGGTGAAGAGCAGCATTCTCTAAGTCTAGTGGTAGGTCTGTgttcttcctctctgtttcttCCAAATGTGATGGCAGGTGCTGTGGCGTAAGGGCCCCTTTAATGATTGGATGCTGCAGGCAAGTGCATGACTGCCTTAGTTTCTAGTTTGTTTATTTGTCATTTCACATATGTTACTTTCTGTAATAATTATCTCTTTATCTATAATTTCTGGCTTCCAATATTGTCTGTAAGTGTCTCTGCTTTCCATACTTACAGCTAATTACCATTAACTCCACATTCCCAGTCTATTTTTCTCTGGTGCCaactatatagaaaaaaattaaatggctaCCTCTTTCTTACAAAAAAtcccaagaagaatgaaatatgatttgtcaatcTAGGATAAAGTGTCTATTTTTAGTCCAGTCATCTACAGCTATAACAGTGGAAGAGAGGTCACATGAGATAAATATAGCTAACAGCAAAGAGCCCCAGAGAAGGAAAATTGTGGGCTTAGGCAAATATTTTTAGGATATCTACCCCAGTGGTTGAAATCTTACATGTCATTTTTATCAATTTAAGTGATccattcataattttatatattatatagatattCATCTTTGGTCAGTTTTCTGTTTGaatatttataattagaaataatcCTAATGTAGCTTTTTTGTTTCAGACTTGTTCTGTGTACTTTTAATCCAGTATGTCAAGTTTCCAGAACTTCACATCCTCTTCCATCATTTTCCTGCTTACTGGTGTTCCTGGGCTGGAAGCCTTCCACACCTGGATCTCCATTCCCTTCTGCTTTCTCTATGCAACTGCCCTCTCAGGGAACAGCCTGATTCTCTTTGTCATTGTCACGCAGCCCAGTCTCCACGAACCCATGTATTATTTCCTGTCCATGCTGTCCACCACAGACCTTGGGCTGTCCATATCCACTCTGGTCACCATGCTGGGCATATTCTGGTTTAATGCCAGGGAGATCAGCTTCAATGCCTGCTTGTCACAGATGTTCTTTATCAAACTCTTCACTGTCATGGAATCTTCAGTACTGTTGGCTATGGCTTTTGATCGTTTTGTGGCCATCTCTAATCCCCTTAGGTATGCCACTATTTTAACCTACTATAGAATAGCTCAAATTGGAGTGGCAATTGTCATCAGGGGAACCCTAATGTTGACACCAATGGTAGCACTTCTTAAAAGATTGTCCTTCTGCAACAGTCACGTGCTCCACCACTCCTACTGCTTCCACCCTGATGTGATGAAGCTCTCATGCACAGACACCAGGATCAACAGTGCAGTTGGATTGACTGCCATGATTTCTACTGTTGGTGTGGACTCAGTCCTCATCCTCCTTTCCTATGTTTTGATCATTAGGACTGTCCTCAGCATTGCTTCCCCTGAAGAGAGGAGGAAAGCCTTCAGCACATGCATCTCCCACATTGGGGCTGTGGCTATATTCTATATTCCATTGATCAGTCTGTCCTTTGTGCACAGATTTGGAAAAGGAGCCCCGCCATATGTACATACCATGATCGCTAACACCTATCTGCTGATCCCTCCTGTAATGAACCCCATTATCTACAGTGTGAAGACCAAACAGATACGTAGAGCTGTGATAAAAATTCTCCATTCTAAAGAAACATAGAATCGTAGTAGTCTAGAGATAGATGGATCCTTCTACCTCCAGCCATGTTATCAattaagaaatcaaaacaaaatctgTTGCTCATTGAAACTGAATATACAATTATTTAAAGTTAAAGCTGGAATGTTTTCTAGAACATCAGCTATTCTAACCTTCCTAGTTTATAGATGAGGAGGAATAGATATACAAATGGGAAGCATGAACATTATTAGCCTTAAGTCTAGAATTTCTCCCCCTTACCACTTTTTCTTCAAACCAATGTTGCCTTTGATCCCTTTCGACAGCCATtttactcttgcctcagccacctcATAGAAGTTAGAATGCACACGAAGAAGTCCCTCCTTTGTGAAAAGTAGATAATGTTTTCCGACTATACTAATAatttaaactaatatttattatttcccttGAAAGGTTATGAGTCTTAAGTATTTttacatgaattaaaatattttttccaaatacataTTATTCCATTACTAACGAGAAATTTGAgtcataaaatattaagtagcTGGCTTAAACatctagtaagtggcagagcatACCCATGCAATCTGACTCCAGGGTTCCCACACTCTTAAATTAAGTGCTATACTGCTACCGATagtgtaatataatatatatgtatatataattagtaTATGTACAAGTACATCAGTCCATATGATTTGTGCTGGAGGacataaagaagtaaaaatacaaataagtttttaagaaatatacGCCTCTGTCCTCCAGAAATTTTCAACCAAATTAGGAAGAAAACACTCAAATCAAAATCTTCAGACCTTACAAGTATGTCCTATCTGATGATCTTTCCTGACTGAAACATATACTGAAATTTCTCTCAGCCCTCCATCAATTCACTTGAAATGACCATAAATTGCAAATTAACTAAAATTTGCATCATTTACTTAGAAATGTTCAAATCTGTGTCATATCATGTGACAGCTTACTCTAGAATGTTAGTCATCTGTACCCTGTGTATTTACACTAATTCTCAAGTTTTTAAAGCAGATACTTCAATGACATGGGCATCATGAACATTCTAAGCCTTAAGTCTAGAATTTCTCCCCCTTGATATCACTCAGGTAAGTTGGGCTCTAGAGCTGATATCAGGTCCAGATAGAAAACAGAAGTATTCATTCATATTTACAGGGAATTTATAAAGTGACTACAGTACTGGCTACTTAATAATAAGGGTGATGTAAGAATTCTCAACATGTGTACAATAATATTTTCATCTTGGTTGTCATTAGTCTTCATTTTCATATGTTAGAATACCTTGGTATTTTTTCCTCagacctttttcttttccctttgtccTACTCCCATTTCACCTAACATCATGACTTTAAATATCACCCATATCCTGACAAAACCCAAGTTAGTATTTATACTCCACACTCACCCAATTGCCTATGCATCAATATCTATACTAAAATGTCTCAAAATTCTTAGACTCAACATGTACAAAATCCTACTATTCCCATCAAGGAAAACACAGCCTCAACCAGTCGTCCCTAACCAAGAATTACCCTAATGCCTCTCTTTCACTTTTATTCTAAAACCAACCTATCAGCAAGTCAAGAATTCACCCCCTTACATCACCTCTACTGCTACCATCACAATGCCAGCCATCATCTTGGACCTGAAGTCATTTGTGTATAGCTTCATAGAGGGTCTTCTTTCATCCATCCTTGCTGGATAACCCATTTCCCCTCACAGCAGCATGGGGTTTAATAGCAATCATACCAGAGTGCTTGTTTTAATACACAGGCAGATCTTGTTACTTTCTCTGTTCAGCATGTTCCAGTGGCCTCTTGTTTTATCTGTGGAAAATTCACAGTAATAGTTCATGAGCAATCTGTCTGATCTGACTTCCCCCACCATCCCAACCAACTCCATCCCCTGTTACTTGACTAATCCTACTATACCCACactaatctgaattttttttttagttcatcaAGCAGGTTTCATCATCACATTTCACACTTACTATTCTccctgcctggaatgttcttccctcATAAACCCACATGGCTGACCTCCTCACTTCATGCAGGTCCCTTCCCTGTTCGAGTGCCTTATTGCAGGATTCTTGATGGTATGAAAATAATAACACCACCACCTTTCCCTCAATTCATGCCTTGTATCCACTCTCATTCTTAcctgctatttttaatttttagcactTTTACAGACCAAcatgttaatattaatatatgGGTTTTTTTCTGGTTTCCTCATCAGAAATAAGGTTTGTTAAGGATAAGGAATTATTTCATACATGCTATCTTCCAAGGATTTGCcacatagtaaaaataataatatgtttcAATGACTGACTCTATTGACCTCTCAAGTTTCACTGCTTCTCCTCTGCATAATGCTCCAGGCACAATGAACACCCTGCATTTCCTTAATCCTGAGTGACTGCTGTCACCTTCAAGCCTTTGCACAAACTGTTACCTCTACCGATAGCACTCTGTCTCCT
It includes:
- the LOC114098429 gene encoding olfactory receptor OR51C1, coding for MSSFQNFTSSSIIFLLTGVPGLEAFHTWISIPFCFLYATALSGNSLILFVIVTQPSLHEPMYYFLSMLSTTDLGLSISTLVTMLGIFWFNAREISFNACLSQMFFIKLFTVMESSVLLAMAFDRFVAISNPLRYATILTYYRIAQIGVAIVIRGTLMLTPMVALLKRLSFCNSHVLHHSYCFHPDVMKLSCTDTRINSAVGLTAMISTVGVDSVLILLSYVLIIRTVLSIASPEERRKAFSTCISHIGAVAIFYIPLISLSFVHRFGKGAPPYVHTMIANTYLLIPPVMNPIIYSVKTKQIRRAVIKILHSKET